The genomic stretch TGGCTATGAATGAGGTGGACTTTTCTCACCCCTCTTAAGGTGGCCCGGCGTCGAGAGAGCATGGAGGCCAGACGAGGATTTTCCATGGCCTGGCGGAAAATGATGGCCAGGTCGTAGGCGGTGGTCTGTTGCCCTGGGGCCGTGAGCCCTGTAGCCGTTTTACAGATGGTATCCTTGGCTCCGATGGCCCGGGCATAGGCCGTCATCATCTGGGCAAAGGCCTTTTCGCTACCGGCCACAGCCTCAGCCAAGGCGACACTGGCGTCATTGGCGCTCTTAAGAAGGCAGGCGTAGATGAGATCTCGGGCCCGATAGAAATGGCGAGGTCGGAGATAAACCTTGGATTTGGGCATTCGAGCGGCATTGCGGGAGACATAGACGTAGGCCTCTTCGTCAAGATACTCAAGGGCCAGAAGGGCTGTAAGGACCTTAATCGTTGAGGCCGGCTGACCCGGACGCCGGGGGGCCTTTTGATAGTAAATCTGGCCGGTATCAGCATCCATAACAATGGCCGACCGGGCCGTGACATAGGGACGCCAGCGCCTTACATGGCGCCGGTGCCTTTTCTTTTTGTATTTTTTGGTTTTTTTAGGTTGGCTGTAGCCTTGTTTGGCTTCGGCCTGAGCCGAGAGAGGAACCAAAGTGCTCCAGACAA from Thermosulfuriphilus ammonigenes encodes the following:
- a CDS encoding D-alanyl-D-alanine carboxypeptidase family protein translates to MILKKVDLSLRLSLWLKLILLLFVWSTLVPLSAQAEAKQGYSQPKKTKKYKKKRHRRHVRRWRPYVTARSAIVMDADTGQIYYQKAPRRPGQPASTIKVLTALLALEYLDEEAYVYVSRNAARMPKSKVYLRPRHFYRARDLIYACLLKSANDASVALAEAVAGSEKAFAQMMTAYARAIGAKDTICKTATGLTAPGQQTTAYDLAIIFRQAMENPRLASMLSRRRATLRGVRKVHLIHSHNQALWLFRGCLGGKTGYTAVAGRTYVGMFKRHGRRVIIAFLGSRSLWRDLGRLLRKVPPKTYVARKNRRSAKGSAKGG